Genomic window (Syntrophorhabdaceae bacterium):
TTTTATCAGAGAGACCCTCAACCTCGGAGGCCTTGTCGCCTATCCCACCGATACCTATTACGGGATAGGGTGCGACCTGTTCAATATCAAGGCCATAAGGAAGCTCTATTCCATCAAGCGCCTCGACGACCGCAGGGCGCTCAGCATCATCTGCAGGGATTTGAAGGAGATCAGCACCTATGCGGTGATGAGCGATTTTGCCTTCGAAGTCCTGAAAAGGCATTTGCCCGGCCCCTATACCTTCGTGCTCAAGGCGAAGCGGATCATGCCGAAGCTCCTCATGACGGACAAGAAAGAGGTAGGCATCAGGATCCCGGACCATCCCGTACCGGTAGGCCTGGCCGCGCTCATCGAAAGACCCATCATCAACACGAGCGCCCGGATTGCCGGGGATGAGGTATTCACCGACCCGAGGCAGATAGAGAAGGTGTTTCAGAAGAATATCAGCATTATCGTCGACGGCGGCATCATCACAAGCGATGCATCGACGGTAATCAGGATCGTGGAGGATGAGGCGGAGATCCTAAGGCAGGGAAAGGGTCAGTTCAAGCCCCTGGGGTAAAAGGCCACACTCAGAGCTCATCGGAAGAGGAGCCGGCAGCGGCTCCAATCGCCTCATCCACGGTTTCCTGGAAGTCCTCCCCCAGTTCATCTCCCATCTCGCGGCCCATCCGGCGCATGGCGCGCTCGATGCTGCCGGGGTCGTTCTCGTCAAGGTCGGAGAATTTCGAAGGGTCAAGAAGGCTCTCCATGCGCTGCTCCTCGCTCTTGAGCACAGAGACGCGAGAGAGGATGCG
Coding sequences:
- a CDS encoding L-threonylcarbamoyladenylate synthase; this translates as MITEWDPARPRKKTTDFIRETLNLGGLVAYPTDTYYGIGCDLFNIKAIRKLYSIKRLDDRRALSIICRDLKEISTYAVMSDFAFEVLKRHLPGPYTFVLKAKRIMPKLLMTDKKEVGIRIPDHPVPVGLAALIERPIINTSARIAGDEVFTDPRQIEKVFQKNISIIVDGGIITSDASTVIRIVEDEAEILRQGKGQFKPLG
- a CDS encoding zinc ribbon domain-containing protein codes for the protein MPIYEYYCDACARASSFLLLRASESIEPFCKACGSRDVRRILSRVSVLKSEEQRMESLLDPSKFSDLDENDPGSIERAMRRMGREMGDELGEDFQETVDEAIGAAAGSSSDEL